A genomic window from Klebsiella quasipneumoniae subsp. quasipneumoniae includes:
- the astD gene encoding succinylglutamate-semialdehyde dehydrogenase → MSLWINGEWRPGDGPRFSKQDPVNLKVVWQGEAADAGQVAEAVAAARQAFPAWARLPFADRQVIVEKFAALLEASKAELTAIIGAETGKPRWEAAGEVTAMINKVAISVKAYHTRTGEQHSDLPDGAATLRHRPHGVLAVFGPYNFPGHLPNGHIVPALLAGNTVVFKPSELTPHSGEAVVKLWEQAGLPAGVLNLLQGGRETGEALSGQADIDGLLFTGSSTTGFHLHRQLAGQPQKILALEMGGNNPLIVDDPRDVDAAVHLTIQSAFITAGQRCTCARRLLVRRGEAGDAFLSRLVTVSQRLIPAAWDAEPQPFLGGLISEQAAQKVHQAWLQRVAAGAVTLLEPRLLQAGTSLLTPGIVDMSDVAQVEDEEVFGPLLGVWRYDTFEEAIALANATRFGLSCGLISPEREKFDRLLLEARAGIVNWNKPLTGAASTAPFGGTGASGNHRPGAWYAADYCAWPMASLESPTLTLPASLNPGLDFRAGEAS, encoded by the coding sequence ATGAGTCTGTGGATTAACGGCGAGTGGCGGCCCGGCGATGGGCCGCGCTTCAGCAAACAGGATCCGGTCAACCTGAAGGTTGTCTGGCAGGGAGAAGCGGCGGACGCCGGGCAGGTCGCCGAGGCGGTGGCGGCTGCCCGCCAGGCGTTCCCGGCCTGGGCGCGGCTGCCGTTTGCCGACCGCCAGGTCATCGTCGAAAAGTTTGCCGCGTTGCTGGAGGCCAGCAAGGCGGAGCTGACGGCGATTATCGGCGCCGAGACCGGAAAGCCGCGCTGGGAGGCGGCCGGGGAAGTGACGGCGATGATCAACAAGGTGGCGATCTCGGTGAAGGCGTACCACACCCGCACCGGCGAACAGCACAGCGATCTGCCCGATGGCGCCGCGACGCTGCGTCACCGGCCGCATGGCGTGCTGGCGGTCTTTGGCCCCTATAACTTTCCCGGCCATCTGCCGAACGGGCATATCGTGCCAGCGCTGCTGGCGGGCAATACCGTGGTGTTTAAACCCAGCGAACTCACCCCGCACAGTGGCGAAGCGGTGGTGAAGCTGTGGGAGCAGGCCGGCCTGCCCGCCGGGGTGCTCAACCTGCTGCAGGGCGGTCGGGAAACCGGCGAGGCGCTCAGCGGCCAGGCGGATATCGACGGGCTGCTGTTTACCGGCAGCTCGACCACCGGTTTTCATCTGCATCGCCAGCTGGCCGGACAGCCGCAGAAGATCCTCGCGCTGGAGATGGGCGGCAATAACCCGCTGATCGTCGACGATCCGCGGGACGTCGATGCCGCGGTGCATCTGACCATCCAGTCCGCCTTTATTACCGCCGGCCAGCGCTGCACCTGCGCCCGGCGTCTGCTGGTCCGGCGCGGAGAGGCGGGAGATGCTTTCCTCTCCAGGCTGGTGACGGTGAGCCAACGGCTGATCCCCGCGGCATGGGACGCTGAGCCGCAGCCGTTTCTCGGCGGGCTTATCTCTGAACAGGCCGCGCAGAAAGTGCATCAGGCCTGGCTGCAGCGGGTCGCCGCAGGCGCAGTCACCCTACTGGAGCCGCGCTTATTGCAGGCCGGGACGTCGCTGCTGACGCCGGGGATTGTCGACATGAGCGACGTGGCCCAGGTCGAGGATGAAGAGGTGTTCGGCCCGCTGCTTGGCGTCTGGCGCTACGACACTTTCGAGGAGGCGATTGCCCTGGCCAATGCCACCCGCTTCGGGCTCTCCTGCGGGTTAATTTCCCCGGAACGGGAGAAGTTCGATCGGCTGCTGCTCGAGGCGCGGGCCGGGATAGTCAATTGGAACAAACCGCTGACCGGGGCGGCGAGTACCGCGCCGTTCGGCGGCACCGGGGCCTCTGGCAATCATCGCCCCGGGGCCTGGTATGCCGCCGATTATTGCGCCTGGCCGATGGCCAGTCTCGAATCGCCGACCCTGACGCTGCCCGCCAGTCTCAATCCGGGGCTCGACTTTCGGGCCGGGGAGGCGTCATGA
- the astA gene encoding arginine N-succinyltransferase — translation MMVIRPVEPGDLPGLLKLAAETGGGLTSLPVDEATLAARIARSQQTWRGELPKSEQGYVFVLEESESGAVVGICAIEVAVGLNDPWYNYRVGTQVHASKELNVYQALPTLFLSNDHTGSSELCTLFLDPQWRKEGNGYLLSKSRFLFMAAFRERFNEKVVAEMRGVIDEHGYSPFWESLGKRFFAMEFSRADYLCGTGQKAFIAALMPKHPLYIDFLTPEAQAVIGKVHPQTAPARTVLEKEGFRYLNYIDIFDGGPTLECDIDRVRAIRKSRLVTTEAGETPPGDGPLCLVANEQYHQFRALLVHADPDGDTLTLSARELDMLKCHAGDQVRMVRLIPEEKTA, via the coding sequence ATGATGGTTATTCGACCGGTGGAGCCGGGCGATCTGCCCGGGCTGCTGAAGCTGGCGGCGGAGACCGGCGGCGGGCTGACCTCGCTGCCGGTGGATGAAGCCACCCTCGCGGCGCGGATCGCCCGCTCACAGCAAACCTGGCGCGGCGAGCTGCCGAAAAGCGAGCAGGGCTATGTCTTTGTGCTGGAAGAGAGCGAGAGCGGCGCAGTGGTGGGCATCTGCGCGATAGAGGTGGCGGTGGGGCTCAACGATCCCTGGTACAACTACCGGGTCGGCACCCAGGTCCATGCCTCGAAGGAGCTTAACGTCTATCAGGCGCTGCCGACGCTGTTTCTCAGTAACGACCACACCGGCAGCAGCGAGCTGTGTACCCTGTTCCTCGACCCGCAGTGGCGCAAAGAGGGCAATGGCTATCTGCTGTCGAAATCGCGCTTCTTATTTATGGCCGCCTTTCGCGAGCGCTTTAATGAGAAGGTGGTTGCCGAGATGCGCGGGGTGATTGACGAGCACGGCTATTCCCCGTTCTGGGAGAGCCTGGGCAAACGCTTTTTCGCCATGGAGTTTTCCCGCGCCGACTACCTGTGCGGCACAGGACAGAAGGCTTTCATTGCCGCCCTGATGCCCAAGCACCCGCTGTATATCGATTTCCTCACCCCCGAGGCGCAGGCGGTGATCGGCAAGGTCCACCCGCAGACCGCCCCGGCCCGGACGGTGCTGGAGAAAGAGGGATTCCGCTACCTGAACTACATCGATATTTTCGACGGCGGCCCGACCCTGGAGTGCGATATTGACCGGGTGCGGGCGATCCGCAAAAGCCGTCTGGTGACCACCGAGGCCGGCGAAACGCCGCCCGGCGACGGACCGCTGTGCCTGGTGGCGAACGAACAGTACCACCAGTTCCGCGCTCTGCTGGTGCATGCCGACCCGGATGGTGACACCCTGACCCTCAGCGCCCGCGAGCTGGATATGCTGAAGTGTCATGCCGGCGACCAGGTGCGCATGGTGCGCCTGATCCCTGAGGAGAAAACCGCATGA
- a CDS encoding aspartate aminotransferase family protein — protein MSQSITRNHFDEWMMPVYAPAAFIPVRGAGSRLWDQQGKEYIDFAGGIAVNALGHAHPRLVQALTDQAGKFWHTGNGYTNEPILRLAKMLIDATFADRVFFCNSGAEANEAALKLARKYAHDRFGSEKSGIVAFQNAFHGRTLFTVSAGGQPAYSRDFAPLPPQIQHAVFNDLASAKALINDQTCAVIVEPVQGEGGVVPASVEFLRGLRQLCDQHNALLIFDEVQTGVGRTGELYAYMHYGVTPDVLTTAKALGGGFPIGALLATEACASVMTVGTHGTTYGGNPLAGAVAGELLSIVNTPEVLSGVRQRHQWFCERLQAINARYGLFKEIRGLGLLIGCVLNDAWAGKAKTLSNLAAEEGVMILIAGANVVRFAPALNVSEEEVNSGLDRVERTCARFLAGVSS, from the coding sequence ATGTCTCAGTCAATTACGCGTAACCACTTTGATGAATGGATGATGCCGGTCTACGCGCCAGCGGCTTTTATTCCGGTGCGGGGCGCCGGGTCGCGGCTGTGGGATCAGCAGGGCAAAGAGTATATCGATTTTGCCGGAGGCATCGCCGTGAACGCGCTGGGGCATGCGCATCCGCGGCTGGTGCAGGCCCTCACCGATCAGGCTGGCAAGTTCTGGCATACCGGCAATGGCTATACCAATGAGCCGATCCTGCGTCTGGCCAAAATGCTTATCGATGCCACCTTCGCCGACCGGGTCTTCTTCTGTAACTCCGGGGCCGAGGCCAATGAGGCGGCGCTCAAGCTGGCGCGTAAATATGCCCACGATCGCTTTGGCAGCGAGAAAAGCGGCATTGTCGCCTTCCAGAACGCCTTCCACGGGCGGACGCTGTTCACCGTTTCGGCAGGCGGTCAGCCGGCCTACTCCCGGGATTTTGCCCCGCTGCCGCCGCAGATCCAGCATGCGGTGTTTAACGATCTCGCGTCGGCAAAGGCCTTAATCAATGACCAAACCTGCGCGGTGATCGTCGAGCCGGTGCAGGGCGAAGGCGGCGTGGTGCCGGCCAGCGTCGAGTTTTTACGCGGCCTGCGCCAGCTTTGCGACCAGCACAACGCCCTGCTGATTTTCGATGAAGTGCAGACCGGGGTCGGGCGCACCGGCGAACTGTATGCCTATATGCACTACGGCGTGACCCCCGATGTGCTGACCACCGCCAAAGCGCTGGGCGGCGGCTTCCCCATCGGCGCGCTGCTGGCGACAGAGGCCTGCGCCAGCGTGATGACCGTCGGCACCCACGGCACCACCTACGGCGGTAACCCGCTGGCGGGGGCGGTGGCCGGCGAGCTGCTGTCGATCGTCAATACCCCGGAAGTGCTCTCCGGCGTCAGACAGCGCCATCAGTGGTTTTGCGAACGCCTGCAGGCGATCAACGCCCGCTATGGTCTGTTCAAGGAGATCCGCGGCCTGGGGCTGCTGATCGGCTGCGTGCTGAACGACGCCTGGGCCGGGAAGGCGAAAACCCTCAGCAACCTGGCGGCGGAAGAGGGTGTGATGATCCTGATCGCCGGCGCCAACGTGGTGCGTTTCGCGCCGGCGCTGAACGTCAGTGAAGAAGAGGTGAACAGCGGGCTGGATCGCGTCGAGCGGACCTGCGCGCGATTCCTGGCGGGAGTTTCATCATGA